The genomic segment AGAGCAGTTGTCGGATCGTCTTCGATGATTAAAATGGTTGGTTTTTGTTTCATACCAAAGCCCTCGCCTAATTCGACGAGGACTATGGAGTGAATCTAACGGAAAATCAAAAAGGAACGGTTGTTATGCTTCTCTTTCTTCGTTTTCGGAAGAGGATTCACGAACCTGTCTTGGTTCTTGAGATTCCCCCCTCTCACCAGAATTAGTGGTTTGAGATTCAGATTGGTTTTGGTTCTGGTTGTTCGAACCTCCCCTTCTGTCCCGATGTTTCTTTCTGGGTGGGCGTTTTTTGTTAGGTTCTTTTTTACGGTTCTGTTGTCCGAACTGATGGCTGTCTGGTTTCGGTCTTTGTCTGAGCGAGATTTCCCAGAAAAAAGCAGACTGAACAGCGGCTTCATTTCCTTCCGAGATCGCAACAATCTTATAAACCATAAACGCATCATAGAAATAATCCTTTTTCTTAAAAAAGGAATTTTGTCTTTCTTTTTCATCATCCGTAACTTGGAAACGAGGTTGGCTGATAAAGATCTTTACTAAATTGTCTTGTTCCCGTTTAGGGATTCCCATTCGTTCAAAAACAATTTGTAAACTTTCTTTAATGTTATGCGCTAAGTGACCACGATCATTTTCATATAAGTCTTTTACGATGTCATAGAAAATTAACGAATAAAAGATAGCAGGGGTCATCTCTTCTCTTGCGGAGAGGAGTTTGTCTGTGACTGCGAGTCTTTTCCCAAGTGGTGTTTCCATAAAATGTTCACGCCATTCGGGATCTGTTTTCTTTAATTTATCTGCAGGTTCTTTGAAAAGTACATCGAGCAAATGGTTCTCAGCAAGACCTTCGAATATAATCGAAGTCTTCCAAGTTCTAAACATTTTGTTGTATTCTTCGAGTAGTCTTGCAGTGGAAGATTTTTCGAGTTCCAAACGGTTCTTTTTGATTGCCAGTTTGGTTTTTTTCTCGATATCGAGTCCTAGTAAAACAGAAAACTTAACCGCTCGTAACATACGAACTGGATCTTCTTTGAAGGAAATATCTGGATCACCGATGACCCTAACGATTTTCTTTTGGATGTCTTCAAACCCACCAACGTAATCCAAAATGGAATCGTTTTTAGGATCGTAAAACAGTGAGTTGATGGTAAAGTCGCGTCTTGCCGCGTCTTCCTTTGCTGTACCGAAGGAATTGTCCCGTTTGATGAGATAATCGTTTTCTGCTTTGTGTTTTTCCAAACGATGTTCCGGTAGTGATCGGAACGTGGATACTTCAATAATTTTACCTTTAAAAATGATATG from the Leptospira congkakensis genome contains:
- the pcnB gene encoding polynucleotide adenylyltransferase PcnB translates to MFKFLTSLFRKKADSVDSFLMYPEGKRYYRETHSIRRANIDEDAIKIINRLNKFRYKAYLVGGGVRDLLMGKRPKDFDIVTSATPNQIKRIFNNCRIIGKRFKIVHIIFKGKIIEVSTFRSLPEHRLEKHKAENDYLIKRDNSFGTAKEDAARRDFTINSLFYDPKNDSILDYVGGFEDIQKKIVRVIGDPDISFKEDPVRMLRAVKFSVLLGLDIEKKTKLAIKKNRLELEKSSTARLLEEYNKMFRTWKTSIIFEGLAENHLLDVLFKEPADKLKKTDPEWREHFMETPLGKRLAVTDKLLSAREEMTPAIFYSLIFYDIVKDLYENDRGHLAHNIKESLQIVFERMGIPKREQDNLVKIFISQPRFQVTDDEKERQNSFFKKKDYFYDAFMVYKIVAISEGNEAAVQSAFFWEISLRQRPKPDSHQFGQQNRKKEPNKKRPPRKKHRDRRGGSNNQNQNQSESQTTNSGERGESQEPRQVRESSSENEEREA